The Biomphalaria glabrata chromosome 7, xgBioGlab47.1, whole genome shotgun sequence region CATACAAAATGTGATAGGATTAGATTAATCCCTCATCTTCCTCACTCCGTCGTTAACTCACTCACATGgactacacacatacacacattgctGTACTAATGACTTAGCCAGATAAGGTTGTCAAACATGTCGCCTTGAGCGGTGCAATCGTCAAACCTCAGCAGTATAAGTAGTCATGTTTCTGCTCTAACAGAGTCACCACCACGTAAGCCGAGCATTTCTTGAGAAGTTGCTAAATTAGCAAGTCGGTGAGTGGCTCTTCAGTTGGATGTTATTATCTTATAGATAGTGTAGCATAAAAAAGCTGAAATTTAAGTAGACCTAGTTATATAACGTTGTTAAGTAGGCCTAGATATACAACGTTGTTAAGTAGACCTAGTTATATAACGTTGTTAAGTAGACCTAGTTATATAACGTTGTTAAGTAGACCTAGTTATATAACGTTGTTAAGTAATTTTTGCATTAGGTAGATTATTAACAGATTTACCAATATTTCGTAAATAGTTTTTATCTTTGCCATCAATGTTAAcattttcttcttattttttatCTGTTCAGAAAATGAACAAAATCATCCTCGCTATCCTTTCCCTGGCCGTGCTTTCCATGTATGTTGAAGCCGGCGGAATTCCCATTGGAGGATATGGACTTGGTGGTTATGGACTCGGAGGCGGATTCGGCGGAGGACTTGGATTCGGTGGCGGTCTGGGTTGGGGTCTAGGAGGTGGCTATGGACTTGGTGGTGGTCTCGGTGGATTTGGTGGACTAGGCGGCCTTGGATATGGAATTGGAAGTGGATTCGGTGGTGGCTTTGGAGGTGGCTTTGGAGGTGGATTCGGCGGAGGACTTGGATATGGTCTAGGTTTAGGTTACGGCGGTCTTGGCGGCTATGGAGGATACGGTGAGTAGGTCTTTTAGTTACGCCTTAACATTATCAGTGATAcaaaaattataggcctaaaatatactttaaattttgtcattctaaaataaaaagtaaagcacTCAAGGCCAGTGTATTGTCTAGCCACATgaattaaaactttaattaGGATGtcaaacgttttgattctaaaTTTTGTGTCTACACTTAGCTTAATAATTTGAATTGAAAACAATATGACGTCTACtttagtttataaaaatattatcgTGTAATATACAGACATATACTAATATAACGATAGGCCCTAtagattaatatatatataaattatgcCTTTCACTTATTTTTGTATGATTTTTTCCACAGGAAGAGGATATTATTAAAAATGTCCAAGGCAGGTGGTATTTGAACAATAGTTTGTATTACTTTGTAATAACGCCATTGTTTTTATCATCAatgtaaaataaagaaataaattattcaaatgCATCTTGTTTTACTTCTTGTATAAATCACATAGATCTAAGAATAGTTCTCAAAATACTCACAGGCTTAAGTATTTATTAGTTAGATCTACGCGTATTAATTTGAAGTCAGTTGTGACAGCCTTACAACGCATTCAACAGACTTGCCAAATCTACATTGATAGTTTCTTTAGAAAAactgccaaaaaaaaatctaaattacaatGTTGCCTTCTTTAGCAATATTTTTTActaacatttattaattaagcgtaaaaaatattttgagataaaagaaaaactgtaTCTTCATACATTCctcaaattaataaaataatataaaaataac contains the following coding sequences:
- the LOC106072116 gene encoding acanthoscurrin-1-like, producing the protein MNKIILAILSLAVLSMYVEAGGIPIGGYGLGGYGLGGGFGGGLGFGGGLGWGLGGGYGLGGGLGGFGGLGGLGYGIGSGFGGGFGGGFGGGFGGGLGYGLGLGYGGLGGYGGYGRGYY